The following coding sequences lie in one Nycticebus coucang isolate mNycCou1 chromosome 18, mNycCou1.pri, whole genome shotgun sequence genomic window:
- the LOC128570408 gene encoding olfactory receptor 1D2, translating into MDGGNQSKDSEFLLLGISERPEQQRILFWMFLSMYLVTVVGNVLIILAISSDSRLHTPMHFFLANLSFTDLFFVTNTIPKMLVNLQSQNKAISYAGCLTQLYFLVSLVALDNLILAVMAYDRYVAICHPLHYTTAMSPQLCILLLTLCWVLSVLYGLIHTLLMTKVTFCESRKIHYIFCEMYVLLRLACSDTQINHTMLIATGSIIFLAPFGFMIMSYIWIVRAILRIPSASNKYKAFSTCASHLAVVSLFYGTLCMVYLKPLHTYSMKDSVATVMYAVVTPMMNPFIYSLRNKDMHGALGRLLRKPFQTLT; encoded by the coding sequence ATGGATGGAGGCAACCAGAGCAAGGACTCAGAGTTCCTACTCCTGGGGATCTCAGAGAGACCTGAGCAGCAGCGAATCCTGTTTTGGATGTTCCTGTCCATGTACCTGGTCACGGTGGTGGGAAATGTGCTCATTATCCTGGCCATAAGCTCTGACTCCCGCCTGCACACTCCCATGCACTTCTTCCTGGCCAACCTCTCCTTCACTGACCTCTTCTTCGTCACCAACACAATCCCTAAGATGCTGGTGAACCTTCAGTCCCAGAACAAGGCCATCTCCTACGCGGGGTGTCTGACGCAGCTCTACTTCCTGGTCTCCTTGGTGGCTCTGGACAACCTCATCCTGGCTGTGATGGCAtatgaccgctatgtggccatctgccACCCCCTCCACTACACCACAGCCATGAGCCCTCAGCTCTGTATCTTGCTCCTTACATTGTGTTGGGTCCTGTCTGTCCTCTATGGCCTCATCCACACACTCCTCATGACCAAAGTGACCTTCTGTGAGTCACGGAAAATCCACTACATATTCTGTGAGATGTATGTCCTGCTACGACTTGCATGTTCCGACACACAGATTAATCACACGATGCTGATTGCCACGGGCTCCATTATCTTTCTTGCTCCCTTTGGATTCATGATCATGTCCTACATCTGGATCGTCAGAGCCATCCTTCGAATACCCTCAGCCTCTAACAAGTATAAAGCCTTCTCCACATGTGCCTCCCATTTGGCAGTGGTCTCCCTCTTCTATGGAACGCTTTGCATGGTATACCTGAAGCCCCTCCACACCTACTCCATGAAGGACTCAGTAGCCACAGTGATgtatgctgtggtgacccccatgATGAACCCTTTCATCTACAGCCTGAGGAACAAGGACATGCATGGGGCTCTGGGAAGACTCCTAAGGAAACCCTTTCAGACACTGACATGA